GAGGGCCAAGTTGCGCTCACCTCCAGTAAAGTGTCGATTGAACTAAAAGCTTGTACAGCTTCAGCGCCGGCATGAAGAGCAGTTGCTATTGTCGTTGTAGCACGCAAAACATCGATAGCTACAGCACAATCAGGGACAATTTCACTAGGACATAGTTCTGGAGTGTGATAAACAAAGAGCTTCACGATCGCTTTTATCCTCAAGAATAATAATTTAAAGTAACAATTTATCTTCTCACAATTAGACGTTAAAACCATAAAAAAAGGTAGGACCAACGTCCCACCTTTAGTCTAAGTCAAAAGTTAGGTTATACTTCTTGCTTACGAGTGCTGAGGTCACCAACTTTCTGGAACAGACCAAACTCTACCTGTTCTTCTAAATCTGGATCAACACCAGCGAAGACGTCGCGATAGAGAGTACGTGATCCGTGCCAAATATGACCAAAGAAGAATAGTAAAGCAAACACTGCGTGACCGAAAGTAAACCAACCTCTGGTGCTTGTGCGGAATACACCATCAGAGTTAAGAGTTTCGCGATCAAACTCAAAAGGCTCGCCTAACTGAGCCTTACGGGCGTATTTTTTAACGGTAGGAGCATCAGAAAAGGTTTGTCCATCGTATAAACCGCCGTAGAAACTAACAGTTACCCCAGTTTGTTCAAAGCTATACTGAGATTCAGCGCGACGGAAAGGAATAGCAGCGCGAACCACTCCATCAGCATCAGTCAAGACTACGGGGAAGGTTTCAAAGAAATTAGGCATCCTGCGTACGCTTAAAACACGACCTTCAGCGTCTTTGAACTCAGGGTGACCTAACCAAGCTTGAGGGATACCATCACCTTTATTCATTGCTCCTGTACGGAATAAACCACCTTTAGCGGGACTATTACCGATATAGTCGTAGAAAGCGAGTTTATCAGGAATTTTTGACCAAGCTTCTGAGGGAGTATCTCCGGCTGCTAGATTAGCTTCTACACGACGTTCTATTTCTTGATTGAAGTAACCCTGATCCCACTGATAACGAGTTGGACCAAATAGCTCGATAGGTGTTGTCGCAGAACCATACCACATTGTCCCAGCTACTACGAAAGCAGCAAAGAACACCGCAGCGATACTACTAGATAACACTGTTTCGATGTTACCCATTTTCAGAGCGCGGTATAGTCTTTCTGGTGGACGAACCGTTAAATGGAATAAACCAGCAATAATACCTACCACCCCGGCAGCGATATGGTGAGCTACCACACCACCAGGATTAAAGGGGTTAAAGCCAGCGGGTCCCCATTCTGGAGCTACAGGTTGAATATGACCTGTTATACCATAAGGATCAGATACCCACATTCCTGGTCCAAATACCCCAGTTAAATGGAATGCTCCAAAACCGAAGCAAAGTAAACCAGACAAAAATAAGTGAATACCAAACATTTTGGGTAAATCAAGAGCAGACTCACCAGTACGAGGATCGGTGAATAACTCTAAATCCCAATATACCCAGTGCCAACAAGCAGCTAAGAATAGTAAACCAGAGAGGATAATGTGTGCCGCGGCTACACCTTCAAAGGACCAGAAACCAGGATCTACACCTGTCTCACCAGTTACACTCCAACCTCTCCAAGAGCCAACTACTCCTAGACGCGCCATAAAGGGTAAAACAAACAT
The nucleotide sequence above comes from Gloeocapsa sp. DLM2.Bin57. Encoded proteins:
- the psbB gene encoding photosystem II chlorophyll-binding protein CP47, which produces MGLPWYRVHTVVLNDPGRLISVHLMHTALVAGWAGSMALYELAIFDPSDPVLNPMWRQGMFVLPFMARLGVVGSWRGWSVTGETGVDPGFWSFEGVAAAHIILSGLLFLAACWHWVYWDLELFTDPRTGESALDLPKMFGIHLFLSGLLCFGFGAFHLTGVFGPGMWVSDPYGITGHIQPVAPEWGPAGFNPFNPGGVVAHHIAAGVVGIIAGLFHLTVRPPERLYRALKMGNIETVLSSSIAAVFFAAFVVAGTMWYGSATTPIELFGPTRYQWDQGYFNQEIERRVEANLAAGDTPSEAWSKIPDKLAFYDYIGNSPAKGGLFRTGAMNKGDGIPQAWLGHPEFKDAEGRVLSVRRMPNFFETFPVVLTDADGVVRAAIPFRRAESQYSFEQTGVTVSFYGGLYDGQTFSDAPTVKKYARKAQLGEPFEFDRETLNSDGVFRTSTRGWFTFGHAVFALLFFFGHIWHGSRTLYRDVFAGVDPDLEEQVEFGLFQKVGDLSTRKQEV